One segment of Colias croceus chromosome 15, ilColCroc2.1 DNA contains the following:
- the LOC123697918 gene encoding uncharacterized protein LOC123697918 isoform X5: MMLQCLNAVARENLAPKISDVETTLNLSKFVSDSQSMAGSEEDEVVNDPLEDIVEISNLDEPMPSCSSTSIVTQESTTSRKRNLPPRFTEKRQKMFDVNSVTREDFLKLCNKYLTTGMSQIIKWQMESKANIGMDRHSDAFKLFALSVYYTGPAAYNFFKNTLRLPSAVALKTFVKPIGTRLDDRLLSVLKTKVDKMVPQERICSVCVDSMPLRPNLMYNIKYDRIVGLHEINGCQNGTPANYGIVIMVRGIVHRWKQPIAHSFLSNIKDHEKVNNWIEQIIKSLLSIGLDVRVFISNLDTNLLLPSKTIDVNTGKTYFEMHGKKIYYMFNVPHLLKLMLNEFMEYDIMFNTKVAKWSHIRDLYSVDKKQQTKLVPQLSEHDINTNHGKKLSLKVAHSRSVASAILKYVDLKLIEAAAKDTAEFINRMSDFFDLFHSSKMQSAHNNKTVFTGERGQIGFLEEMIIFFRTLRVGSFSPEALRNNMFFLYGLQVSIKSLLLLHKDLKLEDIHAFATNRLNLNSVHNFFDKVKKANDSSEEPTCRHFNIAFTEMFVNKILRKLVVTNSNDDFEISLIASNNCSMFDTSKVSSNVNMGILAVGTKDYKFDLPKKNGLVYISCYLFRKCLEQHKCDKMNSVLNITEENLEKQTDSDVETNKSSSDSIFLSVPPKNFMSFIEELEKKFLEYFDDDLFVTNIGNDLCKHLGNCTFVMPCDCFPLEFLIKLFIRLRLFHSINKHNNLIQKKHLSHVKFMVSRL; the protein is encoded by the coding sequence gaTGCTTCAGTGTTTAAATGCAGTTGCGCGAGAAAATCTAGCTCCAAAAATAAGTGACGTTGAAACTACACTAAATTTGTCGAAATTTGTCTCTGATAGTCAAAGCATGGCTGGTTCGGAAGAAGATGAAGTTGTAAACGATCCTCTGGAAGATATTGTTGAAATTTCAAATCTGGATGAACCCATGCCATCTTGTAGCAGTACAAGTATAGTGACGCAGGAATCAACCACTTCAAGGAAGAGGAATCTTCCGCCTCGTTTTACTGAAAAGAGACAGAAAATGTTCGATGTGAATAGTGTAACTCGGGAAGactttttaaaactatgtaaCAAGTATTTGACTACAGGTATGtctcaaattattaaatgGCAAATGGAATCGAAAGCGAATATTGGGATGGACCGGCACAGCGATGCTTTCAAATTGTTTGCACTCAGTGTTTATTACACTGGACCAGCtgcttataacttttttaaaaatactctTCGTTTACCTTCAGCAGTTGCGCTTAAAACATTCGTCAAACCGATTGGGACTAGGCTAGACGATCGCTTACTTAGTGTGTTAAAAACGAAGGTAGATAAAATGGTACCGCAGGAAAGGATCTGTTCTGTATGTGTAGATAGCATGCCTTTAAGACCTAATCTGatgtataatatcaaatatgacAGAATTGTGGGATTACATGAAATAAATGGATGCCAAAACGGAACACCGGCTAATTACGGTATTGTTATAATGGTACGTGGTATTGTACACCGGTGGAAACAACCAATAGCTCATTCTTTTCTATCGAATATAAAAGATCATGAAAAAGTGAATAATTGGATtgaacaaattataaaatcattgCTAAGTATTGGTCTAGACGTACGGGTCTTTATATCAAATTTAGACACCAATCTCTTGCTTCCATCTAAAACAATAGATGTAAACACTGGCAAAACTTATTTTGAAATGCACggtaaaaaaatttactatatgTTTAACGTCCCACATCTTTTGAAACTTATGCTAAATGAATTTATGGAGtatgatattatgttcaaTACTAAAGTAGCAAAGTGGTCGCATATAAGAGATTTATACAGTGTagataaaaaacaacaaactaAATTAGTACCACAACTCTCTGAGCATGATATAAATACGAATCATGGTAAGAAATTGAGTTTGAAAGTAGCGCATAGCCGTTCTGTAGCGTCTGCTATATTGAAATATGTTGACTTAAAGCTAATTGAAGCAGCTGCAAAAGATACTGCCGAGTTTATTAATAGAATGAGTGACTTTTTTGATCTATTTCACTCGAGTAAAATGCAAAGcgcacataataataaaactgtttTTACCGGTGAACGCGGCCAAATTGGGTTTCTAGaagaaatgataattttttttagaacCTTAAGAGTGGGTAGCTTCAGTCCAGAAGCGCtaagaaataatatgttttttctCTACGGTTTACAAGTATCTATAAAATCATTACTTCTACTCCATAAAGATTTAAAGTTAGAAGATATCCATGCATTTGCAACGAATCGTCTCAATCTAAATTCTGTTCATAATTTCTTTGATAAAGTAAAAAAGGCGAATGACTCTAGCGAGGAGCCGACATGTCGACACTTTAATATCGCATTCACTGAGATGTTTgtcaacaaaattttaagaaaactcGTAGTTACTAACAGTAATGATGATTTCGAAATCTCACTTATAGCATCAAACAACTGTTCAATGTTTGATACTTCAAAAGTTTCGTCTAATGTTAATATGGGGATATTAGCTGTAGGAACGAAAGATTACAAATTTGATCTGCCGAAGAAGAACGGATTGGTCTATATAtcgtgttatttatttagaaaatgtCTGGAACAGCACAAATGTGACAAAATGAATTcggttttaaatataactgaAGAAAACCTAGAAAAGCAAACCGATTCTGACGTTGAAACCAACAAATCTTCCAGTGACTCAATTTTCTTAAGCGTACCtcctaaaaattttatgtcgTTTATCGAAGAACTCGAGAAAAAGtttcttgaatattttgacgACGATCTCTTTGTGACTAATATTGGTAACGATTTATGTAAACATCTCGGAAATTGTACATTCGTTATGCCATGTGACTGTTTCCCTTTagagtttttaataaaactgttCATTAGATTAAGACTATTCCATTCgattaataaacataacaatttaatacaaaagaaaCATTTGAGTCACGTAAAATTTATGGTGAGTAGATTGTGA
- the LOC123697918 gene encoding uncharacterized protein LOC123697918 isoform X6 yields the protein MLQCLNAVARENLAPKISDVETTLNLSKFVSDSQSMAGSEEDEVVNDPLEDIVEISNLDEPMPSCSSTSIVTQESTTSRKRNLPPRFTEKRQKMFDVNSVTREDFLKLCNKYLTTGMSQIIKWQMESKANIGMDRHSDAFKLFALSVYYTGPAAYNFFKNTLRLPSAVALKTFVKPIGTRLDDRLLSVLKTKVDKMVPQERICSVCVDSMPLRPNLMYNIKYDRIVGLHEINGCQNGTPANYGIVIMVRGIVHRWKQPIAHSFLSNIKDHEKVNNWIEQIIKSLLSIGLDVRVFISNLDTNLLLPSKTIDVNTGKTYFEMHGKKIYYMFNVPHLLKLMLNEFMEYDIMFNTKVAKWSHIRDLYSVDKKQQTKLVPQLSEHDINTNHGKKLSLKVAHSRSVASAILKYVDLKLIEAAAKDTAEFINRMSDFFDLFHSSKMQSAHNNKTVFTGERGQIGFLEEMIIFFRTLRVGSFSPEALRNNMFFLYGLQVSIKSLLLLHKDLKLEDIHAFATNRLNLNSVHNFFDKVKKANDSSEEPTCRHFNIAFTEMFVNKILRKLVVTNSNDDFEISLIASNNCSMFDTSKVSSNVNMGILAVGTKDYKFDLPKKNGLVYISCYLFRKCLEQHKCDKMNSVLNITEENLEKQTDSDVETNKSSSDSIFLSVPPKNFMSFIEELEKKFLEYFDDDLFVTNIGNDLCKHLGNCTFVMPCDCFPLEFLIKLFIRLRLFHSINKHNNLIQKKHLSHVKFMVSRL from the coding sequence aTGCTTCAGTGTTTAAATGCAGTTGCGCGAGAAAATCTAGCTCCAAAAATAAGTGACGTTGAAACTACACTAAATTTGTCGAAATTTGTCTCTGATAGTCAAAGCATGGCTGGTTCGGAAGAAGATGAAGTTGTAAACGATCCTCTGGAAGATATTGTTGAAATTTCAAATCTGGATGAACCCATGCCATCTTGTAGCAGTACAAGTATAGTGACGCAGGAATCAACCACTTCAAGGAAGAGGAATCTTCCGCCTCGTTTTACTGAAAAGAGACAGAAAATGTTCGATGTGAATAGTGTAACTCGGGAAGactttttaaaactatgtaaCAAGTATTTGACTACAGGTATGtctcaaattattaaatgGCAAATGGAATCGAAAGCGAATATTGGGATGGACCGGCACAGCGATGCTTTCAAATTGTTTGCACTCAGTGTTTATTACACTGGACCAGCtgcttataacttttttaaaaatactctTCGTTTACCTTCAGCAGTTGCGCTTAAAACATTCGTCAAACCGATTGGGACTAGGCTAGACGATCGCTTACTTAGTGTGTTAAAAACGAAGGTAGATAAAATGGTACCGCAGGAAAGGATCTGTTCTGTATGTGTAGATAGCATGCCTTTAAGACCTAATCTGatgtataatatcaaatatgacAGAATTGTGGGATTACATGAAATAAATGGATGCCAAAACGGAACACCGGCTAATTACGGTATTGTTATAATGGTACGTGGTATTGTACACCGGTGGAAACAACCAATAGCTCATTCTTTTCTATCGAATATAAAAGATCATGAAAAAGTGAATAATTGGATtgaacaaattataaaatcattgCTAAGTATTGGTCTAGACGTACGGGTCTTTATATCAAATTTAGACACCAATCTCTTGCTTCCATCTAAAACAATAGATGTAAACACTGGCAAAACTTATTTTGAAATGCACggtaaaaaaatttactatatgTTTAACGTCCCACATCTTTTGAAACTTATGCTAAATGAATTTATGGAGtatgatattatgttcaaTACTAAAGTAGCAAAGTGGTCGCATATAAGAGATTTATACAGTGTagataaaaaacaacaaactaAATTAGTACCACAACTCTCTGAGCATGATATAAATACGAATCATGGTAAGAAATTGAGTTTGAAAGTAGCGCATAGCCGTTCTGTAGCGTCTGCTATATTGAAATATGTTGACTTAAAGCTAATTGAAGCAGCTGCAAAAGATACTGCCGAGTTTATTAATAGAATGAGTGACTTTTTTGATCTATTTCACTCGAGTAAAATGCAAAGcgcacataataataaaactgtttTTACCGGTGAACGCGGCCAAATTGGGTTTCTAGaagaaatgataattttttttagaacCTTAAGAGTGGGTAGCTTCAGTCCAGAAGCGCtaagaaataatatgttttttctCTACGGTTTACAAGTATCTATAAAATCATTACTTCTACTCCATAAAGATTTAAAGTTAGAAGATATCCATGCATTTGCAACGAATCGTCTCAATCTAAATTCTGTTCATAATTTCTTTGATAAAGTAAAAAAGGCGAATGACTCTAGCGAGGAGCCGACATGTCGACACTTTAATATCGCATTCACTGAGATGTTTgtcaacaaaattttaagaaaactcGTAGTTACTAACAGTAATGATGATTTCGAAATCTCACTTATAGCATCAAACAACTGTTCAATGTTTGATACTTCAAAAGTTTCGTCTAATGTTAATATGGGGATATTAGCTGTAGGAACGAAAGATTACAAATTTGATCTGCCGAAGAAGAACGGATTGGTCTATATAtcgtgttatttatttagaaaatgtCTGGAACAGCACAAATGTGACAAAATGAATTcggttttaaatataactgaAGAAAACCTAGAAAAGCAAACCGATTCTGACGTTGAAACCAACAAATCTTCCAGTGACTCAATTTTCTTAAGCGTACCtcctaaaaattttatgtcgTTTATCGAAGAACTCGAGAAAAAGtttcttgaatattttgacgACGATCTCTTTGTGACTAATATTGGTAACGATTTATGTAAACATCTCGGAAATTGTACATTCGTTATGCCATGTGACTGTTTCCCTTTagagtttttaataaaactgttCATTAGATTAAGACTATTCCATTCgattaataaacataacaatttaatacaaaagaaaCATTTGAGTCACGTAAAATTTATGGTGAGTAGATTGTGA